One segment of Candidatus Binatia bacterium DNA contains the following:
- the istA gene encoding IS21 family transposase, translating into MTIERSTEVEIRRLYFREHWKRGTIATQLGVHSDVVARVIGPLGPEPKNAAPRPTVLDDYRGFVLETLERYPRLTCTRIYDMIVERGYTGSLRTLRRFVFVHRPRARREVYVRIETLLGEQSQIDWAHVGHIRVKGGTRPLYCFVLLLKHSRAMWAELVLEQTTASLIRSLVRAAQYFGGVTHQWLFDNPKSIVAAREGSAIRFAPDLVELAGTLHVSLRACRVRKPTDKGGVERGIRYLKTRFFPARVIPSLEAGNA; encoded by the coding sequence ATGACCATCGAGCGCAGCACCGAGGTCGAGATCCGTCGCCTCTACTTCCGCGAGCACTGGAAGCGCGGGACCATCGCCACGCAGCTCGGCGTGCACAGCGACGTCGTCGCGCGTGTCATCGGGCCGCTCGGTCCCGAGCCGAAGAACGCCGCGCCGCGTCCCACCGTGCTCGACGACTACCGCGGCTTCGTGCTCGAGACTCTCGAGCGCTACCCGCGCCTGACGTGCACGCGCATCTACGACATGATCGTGGAGCGCGGCTACACCGGCAGCCTGCGGACGCTCCGCCGCTTCGTCTTCGTGCACCGACCCCGCGCGCGGCGCGAGGTCTACGTGCGCATCGAGACGCTGCTCGGAGAGCAGTCGCAGATCGACTGGGCCCACGTGGGGCACATCCGCGTGAAGGGCGGTACGCGGCCGCTCTACTGCTTCGTGCTCCTGCTCAAGCACTCGCGCGCGATGTGGGCCGAGCTCGTGCTCGAGCAGACGACGGCGAGCCTGATCCGCTCGCTCGTGCGCGCGGCGCAGTACTTCGGCGGCGTCACGCACCAGTGGCTCTTCGACAACCCCAAGAGCATCGTCGCTGCGCGCGAGGGCAGCGCCATTCGCTTCGCGCCCGACCTCGTCGAGCTCGCCGGCACGTTGCACGTGTCGCTCCGCGCGTGCCGCGTCCGAAAGCCGACCGACAAGGGCGGCGTCGAGCGCGGCATCCGCTACCTCAAGACGCGCTTCTTCCCGGCGCGCGTCATCCCGTCGCTCGAGGCCGGCAACGC